A part of Solibacillus sp. FSL H8-0538 genomic DNA contains:
- a CDS encoding HEAT repeat domain-containing protein yields MSSIKQSAFEKLNALKNQLDPTGTAVFMEEERDVVYNEFEQDDIKRLLLEQHKQLQEQSEENLDILDDLGGPIQDEAVEIEYYDGVVKAVVNISFETFTGTLSDAGYTDVRDLLRQFARATNQAARTNALQAIESYGEDAIEIILRECRQFDLVSEAAMKEMVQLVGRLAYRSLKGRLMTKGILEHSTSYSHLRLAIATAGVLRDREMVHSIERHIHDKELYLICLEALFKIRDISSLPIMIDAINKVDPTRKDLIDASIQLSQHFAKFGPNAIKTVFNAYADCENRAVRPVYIKGFRSFGENAVPSLAQSINEERDANRFMQICMTLGGLKTLSAVTVLTDALQTSDEFRKKAVIRGLGYAGEPASMDTILEELELTDVNPIKSECINALSYIGYKDKRMMDAVRVYTKSQDTFLRLTAMGCLVRSGEEKWFDEMMKVLLSGDASDRQLAETVVARLPVPILARSAQKLLTVSDDNALQIITLLQRVHTLSKDVGHILVEKLKQDLPQYLEIEIYRLIAKHVNTKSELLPASVLYDAKESAKSERLERELASLIRGMKNHRGEIVARD; encoded by the coding sequence ATGTCATCGATTAAACAGTCTGCATTTGAAAAACTGAATGCATTAAAAAATCAATTAGATCCAACCGGAACAGCGGTCTTTATGGAAGAGGAACGAGATGTAGTCTACAACGAATTTGAGCAGGATGATATTAAACGGTTGTTATTAGAACAGCATAAACAGTTGCAGGAACAAAGCGAGGAAAATTTAGATATTCTAGATGATTTAGGTGGCCCGATTCAAGATGAGGCTGTGGAAATTGAATATTATGACGGTGTAGTTAAAGCCGTTGTAAACATTTCCTTTGAAACTTTTACAGGGACGTTATCGGATGCAGGGTATACAGATGTACGTGATCTTCTACGTCAATTTGCTCGTGCAACAAACCAAGCAGCACGAACAAACGCATTACAAGCAATCGAAAGCTACGGTGAGGATGCAATCGAAATTATTTTACGCGAATGCCGTCAGTTTGATTTAGTGAGCGAAGCCGCGATGAAGGAAATGGTGCAGCTTGTAGGGCGCCTAGCGTATCGTAGTTTAAAAGGCCGTCTCATGACGAAAGGGATATTAGAACATTCGACAAGCTATTCACATTTGCGCCTTGCAATTGCAACGGCGGGTGTACTACGTGACCGTGAAATGGTACATAGTATTGAACGTCACATTCATGATAAAGAACTGTATTTAATATGCTTAGAAGCACTCTTTAAAATCCGTGATATTTCAAGTCTTCCGATTATGATTGATGCGATTAACAAAGTGGATCCAACACGTAAAGACTTAATTGATGCATCGATTCAATTATCACAGCATTTTGCAAAGTTCGGTCCAAATGCTATTAAAACGGTATTTAACGCGTATGCAGATTGTGAAAATCGCGCAGTACGTCCGGTTTATATTAAAGGCTTCCGCTCATTCGGGGAAAATGCAGTGCCAAGCTTAGCGCAGTCTATTAACGAAGAACGTGATGCAAATCGCTTCATGCAAATTTGTATGACACTGGGTGGCTTAAAGACACTATCCGCGGTAACCGTTTTAACAGATGCATTACAAACATCGGATGAGTTTAGAAAGAAAGCGGTCATTCGTGGTCTTGGGTATGCAGGTGAACCAGCGAGCATGGATACGATTTTAGAAGAGTTAGAATTAACAGATGTAAACCCAATTAAATCGGAATGTATTAATGCATTGTCTTACATTGGTTATAAAGATAAACGCATGATGGATGCTGTCCGCGTTTATACAAAATCACAAGATACGTTTTTACGCCTCACTGCGATGGGCTGCTTAGTTCGTTCTGGTGAAGAAAAATGGTTCGACGAGATGATGAAAGTATTACTGTCAGGTGATGCTTCGGACCGTCAGCTTGCTGAAACGGTAGTTGCTCGTCTGCCGGTTCCAATCCTTGCGCGTAGTGCTCAAAAATTACTCACTGTATCAGACGACAATGCGCTACAAATCATTACGTTATTACAACGTGTTCACACTTTATCAAAAGATGTGGGTCACATTTTAGTTGAAAAATTAAAGCAGGACTTGCCACAGTATTTAGAAATCGAAATTTACCGCTTAATTGCGAAGCATGTTAATACGAAATCTGAATTACTACCAGCAAGTGTTTTATACGACGCGAAGGAAAGTGCTAAGTCTGAACGCTTAGAACGTGAATTAGCTTCATTAATCCGTGGCATGAAAAATCACCGTGGTGAAATTGTAGCGAGAGATTAA
- the rocF gene encoding arginase → MQGKTISIIGVPCDYGQQRRGVDMGPSALRYAGVQERLQALNFNVVDEGDIRGGTAQQELTDQEKLLNLEEVIKINKELALKVDAVVAHQHIPLVLGGDHSIAIGTLAGLSVHYSNLGVIWFDAHADLNTPDTTPSGNIHGMPLAVSLGLGHERLTSIRTNLPKIKKENIIIIGGRSIDEGESALIQQLNIKIYTMHEIDRLGMAHVMAEAIHYLKQQQVDGVHLSLDLDALDPLYTPGVGTPVPGGITYRESHLAMEMLQEAKLITSAEFVEVNPILDERNKTADVAVALIGSLFGETLV, encoded by the coding sequence ATGCAAGGCAAAACAATTTCAATTATCGGTGTACCATGTGATTACGGACAGCAGCGACGCGGCGTAGATATGGGTCCTAGTGCACTTCGTTATGCAGGGGTGCAGGAGCGTTTACAAGCGCTCAATTTTAACGTAGTTGATGAGGGCGATATTCGTGGTGGGACGGCACAGCAGGAGCTAACGGATCAGGAGAAGCTTCTTAATTTAGAGGAAGTTATTAAAATCAATAAAGAGCTTGCCCTTAAGGTGGATGCAGTAGTAGCGCATCAACATATACCTCTCGTATTAGGCGGCGATCATAGCATTGCCATTGGTACGCTTGCTGGGCTAAGTGTGCATTATTCGAACTTAGGCGTAATTTGGTTCGATGCGCATGCAGATTTAAATACTCCCGATACAACACCTTCAGGCAATATTCACGGAATGCCATTAGCGGTGAGTTTAGGTCTTGGGCATGAGCGTCTAACATCAATTCGCACGAACTTACCAAAAATAAAAAAAGAAAATATTATTATTATTGGTGGTCGTTCGATTGATGAAGGGGAGAGCGCACTTATTCAACAATTAAATATAAAAATTTATACAATGCATGAAATCGATCGCCTCGGCATGGCGCATGTTATGGCGGAAGCGATTCACTATTTAAAACAGCAACAAGTAGACGGAGTGCATTTATCGTTAGATCTTGATGCGCTTGATCCGCTGTATACACCGGGCGTTGGTACACCTGTGCCGGGCGGAATTACGTATCGTGAAAGTCATCTTGCTATGGAAATGCTACAGGAAGCAAAGTTGATTACCTCTGCTGAATTTGTTGAGGTGAATCCGATTTTAGACGAACGTAATAAAACAGCAGACGTAGCAGTGGCGCTCATTGGCTCGCTATTCGGTGAGACGCTTGTGTAA
- the glmM gene encoding phosphoglucosamine mutase: protein MGKYFGTDGVRGVANSELTPEFAFKLGRIGGYVLTKDAKDRPKVLIGRDTRISGEMLEGALVAGLLSIGAEVMRLGVISTPGVAYLSRVMNAEAGVMISASHNPVEDNGIKFFGPDGFKLTDAQEAEIEALIDADEDTLPRPVGADIGSVTDYFEGGQKYISYLKQTVEEDFENIHVALDCAHGATSSLATHLFADLEADISTMGSSPDGLNINEGVGSTHPEKLAAFLIERGADVGLAFDGDGDRLIAVDENGAIVDGDQIMFIIGKYLSAKGRLNKNTVVSTVMSNMGFYKALEQNGMTSVQTAVGDRYVVEEMRKNDYNVGGEQSGHIVFLDFNTTGDGLLTGIQLVNIMKATGMKLSELASDMMIFPQRLVNVRVTDKYAVTQNEKVATVISEVEADMAGNGRVLVRPSGTEPLVRVMVEASSEEACETYVNRIADVVRAEMGLAE from the coding sequence ATGGGTAAATATTTCGGAACAGATGGCGTCCGCGGAGTCGCTAATAGTGAGTTGACGCCAGAGTTTGCATTTAAGCTTGGACGTATTGGTGGATACGTATTAACGAAGGATGCAAAGGATCGCCCGAAAGTTTTAATTGGACGTGACACACGTATTTCTGGAGAGATGTTAGAAGGCGCACTTGTTGCAGGCCTTTTATCGATTGGCGCAGAAGTAATGCGTTTAGGCGTCATTAGTACACCAGGAGTTGCGTATCTTTCACGTGTGATGAATGCAGAAGCAGGTGTCATGATTTCAGCATCACACAACCCAGTTGAAGATAATGGCATTAAATTTTTCGGCCCAGATGGCTTTAAATTAACAGATGCACAAGAAGCAGAGATCGAAGCGCTAATTGATGCAGACGAAGATACATTACCGCGTCCAGTAGGTGCTGACATCGGTTCGGTGACAGACTACTTCGAGGGTGGACAAAAATATATTTCTTACTTAAAACAAACAGTAGAAGAAGATTTCGAAAACATCCATGTTGCACTAGATTGTGCACACGGAGCAACGTCTTCATTAGCTACACATTTATTTGCCGATTTAGAGGCGGATATTTCAACGATGGGTTCTTCACCAGACGGTTTAAACATTAACGAAGGCGTTGGTTCCACACATCCTGAAAAATTAGCTGCTTTCTTAATTGAGCGTGGCGCTGATGTAGGACTTGCCTTTGATGGTGATGGCGACCGTTTAATCGCTGTCGATGAAAATGGTGCAATCGTAGACGGCGACCAAATTATGTTCATTATTGGCAAATATTTAAGTGCTAAAGGCCGCTTAAACAAAAATACCGTTGTCTCTACAGTCATGAGCAACATGGGCTTTTACAAAGCACTTGAACAAAATGGCATGACAAGCGTACAAACAGCAGTTGGCGATCGTTACGTAGTCGAAGAAATGCGCAAAAATGATTATAATGTTGGCGGCGAGCAATCAGGCCATATCGTCTTCCTAGACTTCAACACAACAGGTGATGGCTTACTAACAGGTATCCAGCTTGTTAACATTATGAAAGCGACAGGTATGAAATTATCTGAGCTTGCATCGGACATGATGATCTTCCCGCAACGTTTAGTAAACGTACGCGTGACAGACAAGTATGCCGTAACTCAAAACGAAAAGGTTGCTACTGTTATTAGTGAAGTAGAAGCCGACATGGCAGGCAATGGCCGTGTGTTAGTTCGCCCTTCAGGTACAGAGCCACTAGTTCGCGTAATGGTTGAAGCGTCTTCTGAGGAAGCATGTGAAACATACGTAAACCGCATCGCAGACGTAGTACGTGCTGAAATGGGTTTAGCTGAATAA
- a CDS encoding Hsp70 family protein: MARYIGIDLGTTNSTVSISNLTIHGDIEATTLRITQIDEDGYNIIEDESLPSVLYIEENGPSYVGRYAKRMNSVYTERVVKESKRYIGEDLKWVIDGENYYADKVASFFLDTLKKQVEKYYNGEKVDGAVITIPANFHFQQQQATRNAGVLAGFDKDKIHMIPEPTAALLDYLNEERKMVPAARRINLANGAKNLMVFDLGGGTCDVSILRVEEDIAGGIDIQELSISQYMELGGRDFDREIMKMLFRKYLTEMNATQKSLVEQYGRSAVLNLGECFVDIAERAKKRFSSQVLASQKDYYEHADDFDALVYRELLPAAHLPAELVRMVTITKAEYDAAIKALLYKQFDTQDKNIETPILHALKDARLGEMSLDEIDGVFLVGGMTYYPTIQSRIYEIFNKRIKPIQSINPMLSVSRGAAIYHQQLGAIRYNTVDQLDESKFVTVPKGTIIAATVPSNIYIDVAGGDPIALLEKGQSLPFEKTFKDQFYVSGIDNGIAEITTMRLALFTAPNAKAIRTKKLKEARIEFKKPVKKNSKLVLKVTCDEERDVKLRAWLEDDPSEMLEVYVGANEYSQEEKHRLKEMHEAGNVIGKVLKGELI; the protein is encoded by the coding sequence ATGGCACGTTATATCGGAATTGACTTAGGGACAACAAATTCAACAGTAAGTATTTCAAATTTAACGATTCATGGCGATATCGAAGCAACAACACTGCGTATTACACAAATCGATGAGGACGGCTACAACATTATTGAAGATGAGTCGTTGCCATCTGTTCTTTACATTGAAGAAAATGGCCCAAGCTATGTTGGTCGCTATGCGAAGCGCATGAATAGTGTTTACACAGAGCGCGTTGTGAAAGAATCAAAGCGCTATATTGGTGAGGATCTGAAATGGGTCATTGATGGTGAAAATTATTATGCGGATAAAGTCGCTTCTTTCTTCTTAGATACATTAAAGAAGCAAGTAGAGAAGTACTATAACGGGGAAAAAGTAGACGGTGCGGTTATTACGATTCCAGCGAACTTCCACTTTCAACAACAACAAGCAACACGCAATGCAGGGGTTTTAGCAGGGTTTGATAAAGACAAAATTCATATGATTCCGGAACCGACTGCTGCTCTTTTAGATTATTTAAACGAAGAGCGAAAAATGGTTCCAGCAGCACGTCGAATTAATTTAGCAAACGGTGCAAAAAATTTAATGGTGTTTGACTTAGGTGGTGGTACATGTGACGTATCGATTCTACGAGTAGAAGAAGATATTGCAGGTGGAATCGATATCCAAGAGCTTTCGATTTCTCAATATATGGAGTTAGGTGGCCGTGATTTTGACCGTGAAATTATGAAAATGCTTTTCCGAAAATATTTAACGGAAATGAATGCGACACAAAAATCATTAGTTGAGCAATATGGAAGATCTGCAGTACTGAACTTAGGGGAATGTTTTGTAGATATTGCTGAACGCGCGAAAAAACGCTTTAGCTCGCAAGTGTTGGCATCTCAAAAAGATTACTATGAGCATGCAGATGACTTTGATGCATTAGTATACCGCGAATTATTACCGGCTGCGCACCTACCAGCAGAACTAGTGCGTATGGTGACAATTACAAAAGCGGAATATGATGCAGCGATTAAAGCATTACTGTACAAACAGTTTGATACACAAGATAAAAACATTGAGACACCGATTTTACACGCGCTTAAAGATGCCCGTTTAGGAGAGATGTCTTTAGATGAAATCGACGGCGTATTTTTAGTTGGTGGGATGACGTACTACCCAACGATTCAATCACGCATTTATGAAATCTTTAATAAGCGTATTAAGCCAATTCAATCGATTAACCCAATGCTTTCAGTGAGTCGTGGAGCAGCAATTTATCATCAACAACTAGGTGCTATTCGTTACAACACAGTGGATCAATTAGATGAATCAAAATTTGTTACAGTGCCAAAGGGGACAATTATCGCAGCAACTGTACCAAGCAATATTTACATCGATGTTGCAGGGGGCGACCCAATTGCACTGCTTGAAAAGGGCCAATCATTACCGTTTGAAAAAACGTTTAAAGATCAATTCTACGTATCGGGTATTGATAATGGTATTGCCGAAATTACAACGATGCGTTTAGCACTGTTTACTGCACCGAATGCCAAAGCAATTCGTACGAAAAAGCTGAAAGAGGCGCGAATTGAATTCAAAAAGCCGGTGAAGAAAAATTCGAAACTTGTATTAAAAGTAACATGTGACGAAGAGCGTGACGTGAAATTACGTGCTTGGCTAGAAGATGATCCGAGCGAGATGTTAGAAGTATATGTTGGGGCTAATGAATATTCTCAAGAAGAAAAACATCGCCTAAAAGAAATGCATGAAGCGGGAAATGTGATCGGAAAAGTATTGAAAGGAGAATTGATTTAG
- the cdaA gene encoding diadenylate cyclase CdaA: MQMIEQFTDLAPVSVVFRLLDVFLVWYVIYKVLTLIKGTKAVQLLKGLFVIVLAKIATNIFGLDTLDWLLQEVIDWGFLAIIIIFQPEIRRALEQLGRGKLLFQRTISQQDEEQTRLVEAMKKSVSYMAKRRIGALISIERETGLNEYIETGIKMNADISSELLINIFIPNTPLHDGAVIVQKDKVTAAACYLPLSESAFISKELGTRHRAALGLSEVTDAITVVVSEETGAISITANGNLHRNLSITEFEGMLRKMWFGPEQDSNLASKWTWGGKKNG, from the coding sequence ATGCAAATGATTGAGCAATTTACAGACCTAGCGCCTGTAAGTGTCGTATTTAGGCTATTAGACGTATTTCTTGTATGGTACGTAATATATAAAGTGTTAACCCTTATTAAAGGAACGAAAGCTGTTCAATTACTAAAAGGGCTATTTGTCATTGTTTTAGCCAAAATCGCTACAAATATCTTTGGTTTGGATACGTTGGATTGGCTATTGCAGGAAGTTATTGATTGGGGCTTTTTAGCGATTATTATCATTTTCCAACCGGAAATTCGACGAGCACTTGAGCAACTAGGGCGTGGAAAGTTACTTTTCCAACGTACGATTAGCCAGCAAGACGAGGAGCAAACGCGCCTTGTGGAAGCGATGAAAAAATCGGTCAGCTATATGGCAAAGCGTCGAATTGGTGCGTTAATTTCCATCGAACGCGAAACTGGATTAAATGAGTACATTGAAACGGGCATAAAAATGAATGCAGATATTTCATCTGAACTGCTCATTAATATCTTTATTCCAAACACGCCACTACATGACGGGGCAGTTATTGTACAAAAGGATAAAGTTACAGCGGCTGCATGTTATTTACCGTTATCAGAAAGTGCTTTTATTTCAAAAGAACTAGGGACCCGTCACCGCGCCGCACTGGGTTTAAGTGAGGTAACGGATGCAATTACTGTTGTTGTTTCAGAGGAAACAGGAGCAATCAGTATTACAGCAAATGGCAATCTGCATCGCAACCTATCGATTACTGAATTTGAAGGAATGCTTCGGAAAATGTGGTTCGGCCCTGAGCAAGATTCAAACTTAGCCTCTAAGTGGACTTGGGGGGGGAAAAAGAATGGATAA
- the sigW gene encoding RNA polymerase sigma factor SigW, which produces MDALVNKRIKQVLKGDQNAYTDIVNLYQHKLYQICYRMLGNKQEAEDIAQEAFVRAYINLHSYDQKRKFSTWLYRIATNLCIDRIRKKKPDYYLDAQVAGTDGLDMYSQIAADDQLPEEAVEQMELQDRIQYEISRLPDKYRSVIVLKYIEELSLQEISEILNMPLGTVKTRIHRGREALRKQLNNL; this is translated from the coding sequence ATGGATGCGTTAGTGAATAAAAGAATAAAGCAAGTGCTCAAAGGTGACCAAAACGCATACACCGATATTGTGAACCTCTACCAGCACAAGCTGTACCAGATTTGTTATCGGATGCTCGGTAACAAGCAAGAAGCAGAAGATATCGCGCAGGAAGCATTTGTGCGCGCTTATATAAATCTTCATTCATACGATCAAAAACGAAAATTTTCAACGTGGTTATACCGAATCGCGACGAATCTTTGTATTGACCGAATTCGAAAGAAGAAGCCGGATTATTATTTAGATGCGCAAGTCGCGGGTACGGATGGATTAGATATGTACTCTCAAATTGCAGCAGATGATCAATTGCCAGAGGAAGCGGTCGAGCAAATGGAACTCCAGGACCGCATTCAATACGAAATCAGCCGTTTGCCGGATAAATACCGTTCTGTCATCGTCCTAAAGTATATTGAAGAATTATCGTTACAAGAGATTAGTGAAATTTTAAATATGCCATTGGGTACTGTGAAAACTCGAATTCATCGTGGGCGTGAAGCACTGCGAAAACAATTAAACAATTTGTAG
- a CDS encoding zf-HC2 domain-containing protein, which translates to MSTCSSQFVDYMHEYLDGDISREHEQLLKKHLQGCTVCQQHMHELSDTIAFVKSAAHITAPPHFEDHVMKRLPKRKNTVGVQKWLRRHPIIVAVAVFFLFMSATLLGSYPNDNQFSVTKQPNLIVDGQTVIVPKGEVVKGDIVVKNGDIVVEGEVDGNITVINGSYMASTAVVTGQIEEIDQMFQWLWYKIKEGTLNFLALFE; encoded by the coding sequence ATGAGTACGTGTTCATCACAATTTGTGGATTATATGCACGAATATTTAGATGGCGATATTAGTCGTGAGCATGAGCAATTGCTGAAAAAGCATTTGCAAGGCTGTACGGTCTGTCAACAGCATATGCATGAATTAAGTGACACGATTGCATTTGTGAAAAGCGCGGCACATATTACAGCACCTCCGCATTTTGAGGATCATGTAATGAAGCGCCTGCCAAAACGCAAAAATACGGTCGGTGTCCAAAAATGGTTACGTAGGCATCCAATCATTGTCGCAGTCGCGGTGTTTTTCTTATTCATGAGTGCTACACTTCTTGGTAGCTACCCAAATGACAATCAGTTCTCCGTAACAAAGCAGCCGAATTTAATTGTAGATGGGCAAACGGTTATCGTCCCTAAAGGTGAGGTTGTGAAGGGAGATATTGTCGTGAAAAACGGGGATATTGTTGTAGAAGGTGAAGTAGACGGCAATATTACTGTTATTAACGGCAGTTATATGGCATCTACAGCAGTAGTGACTGGGCAAATCGAGGAAATCGACCAAATGTTCCAGTGGTTATGGTACAAAATTAAAGAGGGAACGTTAAATTTTCTAGCTTTATTCGAATAG
- a CDS encoding CdaR family protein yields MDKLFDSYWVLRITALVLSVLLFFYVQSENNTGKDTPSSTETDIITNVPLEVYYDDENLLVTGLPETVDVKISGPMQIVVQTKLLEDYKVFVDLNSLLIGEHRVTIQQENFSGKLDVVIDPETVNVVIEEKVAKEFRVDPEMNHLLIGDDYILRGMTIEPSKVLITGAKSVIESISYVKATVKADAGINASFQQEANVKVLDRDLNKLGVTIYPEKVNVKVEINEYGRELPITIKQTGELAEGVTINELSTKPSTIIVYGPKSKIDALTEVVVDVDVSKIKESGSYEMGITLPAGAAKLSQEKITVQADVTKTTTEVEARESEAVNAEETVNEEN; encoded by the coding sequence ATGGATAAATTATTTGATAGCTACTGGGTGCTACGCATTACAGCACTTGTATTATCGGTACTCCTATTTTTCTATGTGCAGTCTGAAAATAATACTGGTAAAGATACACCATCGTCTACTGAAACAGATATTATTACGAATGTACCGCTTGAGGTGTATTATGATGATGAGAATCTTCTTGTAACCGGCCTCCCAGAAACAGTGGATGTGAAGATTTCTGGACCGATGCAAATCGTGGTTCAAACGAAATTATTAGAAGACTATAAAGTGTTTGTTGATTTAAACTCATTGTTAATTGGGGAACATAGAGTTACAATACAGCAGGAAAACTTTTCAGGAAAACTCGATGTCGTGATTGACCCGGAAACGGTTAATGTAGTGATTGAAGAGAAGGTGGCAAAGGAGTTCCGTGTCGATCCTGAAATGAACCACCTCCTAATCGGAGATGACTATATTTTAAGAGGCATGACAATAGAGCCGAGCAAAGTATTAATTACAGGTGCAAAAAGTGTAATTGAGAGCATCAGTTATGTGAAAGCTACAGTAAAAGCTGATGCCGGTATTAATGCCTCATTCCAGCAAGAGGCAAATGTGAAGGTACTAGACCGTGACTTAAATAAACTAGGTGTCACGATTTATCCTGAAAAAGTTAACGTAAAAGTAGAGATTAATGAGTATGGTCGAGAGCTCCCGATTACAATTAAACAAACGGGTGAGCTGGCAGAAGGTGTCACGATTAATGAATTATCGACAAAACCTTCAACGATTATTGTTTATGGGCCAAAGTCTAAGATTGATGCATTGACAGAAGTAGTAGTAGACGTAGATGTATCTAAAATTAAGGAATCTGGTTCATATGAGATGGGTATTACTTTGCCAGCGGGTGCGGCAAAGTTATCACAAGAAAAGATTACTGTACAAGCAGATGTGACCAAGACAACTACAGAAGTTGAGGCAAGAGAATCAGAAGCAGTAAATGCAGAAGAGACAGTTAATGAAGAAAACTGA